Proteins co-encoded in one Papaver somniferum cultivar HN1 chromosome 5, ASM357369v1, whole genome shotgun sequence genomic window:
- the LOC113278679 gene encoding uncharacterized protein LOC113278679 — translation MEEYLMNNEELEEMEFSMNNEEMEEMDLNPCFLETITHVGESDVPTRNKKNLTNEQRLDIFHFLLKESKKGRPQKRSVPMAAQLFSTSESTVKRIWKRGKDCEAKKLPFDVSSRKPTRVRPKPKKVDFSKIMEIPLRRRTTIRSIAKALNMPKSIVHRYVKKGAIKKHTNAIKPAFTVDTKKARLEFCLGMLELIPYKDNMMTKPMYDVIHIDEKWFFMTKATENYYLHPEETEPYRTCQSKRFIKKVMFLAAVARSRFDEFGNEVFNGKIGIFPFVTKEAAKRTSKNRPAGTLEDKPIESVNKDITRACLINKLLPAIREKWPNYNGETIYIQQDNAKPHVKVDDEEFLKEAAKEGFDIRLRFQPSQSPDMNVLDLGFFRSIQSLQHKEAPTTVGELLSAVDKAFNELSAQTLNDVFLSLQLCMVEVLKLRGGNNYKLQHIGKKKLARIGELPTQIEVDKNLVKDATNYLSCLRHFCKDESIAGEIHGNNIIM, via the coding sequence ATGGAGGAGTACCTGATGAACAATGAAGAGCTGGAGGAGATGGAGTTCAGTATGAACAACGAAGAGATGGAGGAGATGGATTTAAACCCTTGTTTTCTAGAAACAATCACACATGTAGGAGAATCAGATGTTCCAACCAGAAATAAAAAGAATCTCACAAATGAACAACGTCTAGATATTTTCCATTTCTTATTGAAGGAGAGTAAGAAGGGACGACCGCAAAAACGCTCAGTCCCAATGGCAGCGCAACTATTTTCAACATCAGAATCTACAGTAAAACGTATATGGAAACGAGGAAAAGATTGTGAAGCAAAGAAATTACCTTTTGACGTGTCTTCACGAAAACCAACCAGAGTTCGTCCTAAACCCAAGAAGGTTGATTTCAGCAAGATAATGGAAATACCATTGCGAAGACGCACCACCATAAGATCCATTGCCAAAGCTTTGAACATGCCCAAGTCAATTGTCCATAGATACGTCAAGAAAGGAGCGATTAAAAAACACACGAACGCAATAAAACCAGCCTTCACAGTGGACACGAAGAAAGCACGGTTAGAATTCTGTTTGGGAATGCTTGAGCTTATCCCTTACAAGGATAATATGATGACCAAGCCCATGTATGATGTTATACACATAGATGAGAAGTGGTTTTTTATGACAAAAGCAACAGAGAATTACTACCTTCATCCGGAAGAAACCGAACCATATCGTACATGCCAAAGTAAAAGATTCATTAAAAAGGTAATGTTTTTGGCAGCAGTAGCTCGTTCTAGATTTGATGAGTTCGGAAATGAAGTTTTTAATGGAaagataggtatatttccttTTGTAACAAAGGAGGCAGCAAAACGAACGAGCAAGAATCGTCCGGCTGGAACACTTGAAGATAAACCAATTGAATCTGTGAACAAAGACATTACAAGAGCTTGTTTGATTAACAAATTGTTACCAGCCATTCGGGAAAAGTGGCCAAACTACAATGGGGAAACTATATACATCCAACAAGATAATGCAAAACCACATGTTAAAGTGGATGATGAAGAATTTTTAAAAGAAGCGGCAAAAGAAGGTTTTGATATTAGATTGAGATTCCAACCTTCACAAAGTCCCGACATGAACGTTCTCGATCTTGGGTTTTTCAGGTCTATACAATCATTACAGCACAAAGAGGCTCCCACTACTGTTGGCGAACTTTTATCGGCTGTGGATAAAGCATTTAATGAATTATCGGCACAAACTCTGAATGACGTATTCCTCTCGTTGCAACTATGCATGGTAGAGGTTCTAAAGCTTCGTGGAGGAAACAATTATAAATTGCAGCATATAGGGAAAAAGAAACTTGCACGCATTGGTGAACTTCCTACTCAAATCGAAGTGGATAAGAATTTGGTGAAGGATGCAACTAATTACCTTTCATGTTTAAGACATTTCTGCAAGGATGAGAGTATTGCTGGCGAAATACATGGCAACAATATCATTATGTAG